One genomic window of Phalacrocorax aristotelis chromosome 21, bGulAri2.1, whole genome shotgun sequence includes the following:
- the LOC142067365 gene encoding SUN domain-containing protein 5-like, whose translation MGPQSKRFLKVFFLWLPVALAGASCATSLPVWTTQAKGLIEELTRVSSANLKMLWNLPVLAAEETQKTRFLLEEVARLRAQIRSLKEAQEVNQAASKKALGAYVEMSDWALESSGATIDRQRTSETYDCQENWGCRVLWFFRAAKPPETILQADVSPGNCWPFQGHQGQVVIRLPARVHLTAVTVQHISKDVSPSGTVISAPRDVAVFGVDADGEEETLLGTFTYNVAKEAIQTFPLKNAPLPRAFPSIKLLVKSNWGNPAYTCIYRVQVHGKMAQPESPR comes from the exons ATGGGCCCGCAGAGCAAGAGGTTCCTGAAAGTCTTCTTCCTGTGGCTCCCAGTGGCTCTGG CTGGTGCTTCCTGCGCGACCTCGCTGCCGGTGTGGACAACGCAGGCAAAGGGACTGATAGAG gAGCTGACACGTGTGTCGTCGGCAAACCTGAAGATGCTGTG GAACTTGCCTGTTTTGGCGGCGGAGGAAACCCAAAAGACACgctttctgctggaggaggtggctcGGCTGAGGGCACAGATCCGCAGTTTGAAG GAAGCTCAGGAAGTGAACCAGGCAGCGTCCAAGAAGGCTTTGGGTGCCTACGTCGAGATGTCTGACTGGGCCCTGGAAAGCTCTG GTGCCACCATTGACAGGCAGAGAACTTCCGAGACCTACGACTGCCAAGAGAATTGGGGCTGCAGGGTTTTATGGTTCTTCCGCGCTGCCAAGCCTCCTGAGACTATTTTGCAG GCGGATGTTTCCCCAGGAAACTGCTGGCCTTTCCAAGGGCATCAGGGCCAGGTGGTCATCAGGTTGCCAGCACGAGTCCATCTGACTGCCGTCACTGTGCAGCACATCTCCAAAGACGTGTCTCCATCTGGGACCGTCATCAGTGCCCCCAGAGACGTCGCTGTCTTT GGAGTGGATGCGGACGGAGAAGAGGAAACTCTCCTTGGGACGTTCACGTACAACGTGGCAAAAGAGGCTATTCAGACCTTCCCTCTGAAG AACGCGCCGCTTCCCAGAGCCTTTCCGTCTATCAAACTTCTTGTGAAGAGCAACTGGGGAAACCCAGCGTACACCTGCATTTATCGAGTGCAGGTTCATGGGAAGATGGCGCAACCGGAAAGCCCCAGGtga